A window of the Limanda limanda chromosome 8, fLimLim1.1, whole genome shotgun sequence genome harbors these coding sequences:
- the si:dkey-5i3.5 gene encoding uncharacterized protein si:dkey-5i3.5 isoform X2 translates to MLARTTLSRGITALRLSKNATLYVNEVASPASGSQTLASEEHKPLMLMLPWMGSRPQAVAKYCDIYFRTGLDVLVVESEVRHFLWPRWGLDHGKNLIELLQSERFVSRPLLVHAFSIGGYTFTQLLVHVSQDMQKYQSLTKRIKGQVFDSLVVGSVEMMASGLGKTVFPRLESLVKKASMLYFGMFEKQTVDYYNRSIDVFWNTPIPAPSLFLFCENDLLSDAQTTVELIDFWRKRGMNITAKKWADSTHAGHLKRHPQEYVATLELFLHSLNIAPLKAKM, encoded by the exons aTGTTGGCGAGGACCACCCTGAGCAGAGGAATTACTGCACTCCGCCTCAGTAAGAATGCGACTCTGTACGTGAATGAAGTAGCATCTCCTGCCTCAGGAAGCCAGACCCTGGCATCTGAAGAGCACAAACCCCTCATGCTGATGCTACCGTGGATGGGTTCGCGACCCCAAGCTGTGGCCAAGTATTGTGACATCTACTTCCGCACCGGCTTGGATGTGCTCGTAGTGGAGAGTGAG GTGAGACACTTCCTGTGGCCTCGCTGGGGTCTGGATCATGGAAAGAATTTGATCGAGTTGCTCCAGAGCGAACGCTTTGTGTCCCGCCCACTCCTCGTCCATGCCTTCTCTATCGGAGGCTACACGTTTACCCAGCTGCTGGTTCATGTGTCCCAGGACATGCAGAAATATCAGTCGCTCACAAAGAGGATCAAAGGTCAAGTCTTTGATAGCTTGGTGGTGGGCTCTGTGGAGATGATGGCCTCAG GTCTAGGAAAAACCGTGTTTCCTCGTTTGGAGTCACTGGTAAAAAAGGCGAGCATGCTTTACTTTGGCATGTTCGAAAAGCAAACGGTGGACTACTACAACAGAAGCATCGATGTGTTTTGGAACACACCAATCCCCGCCCCCTCACTGTTCCTCTTCTGCGAGAACGATCTGTTAAGCGACGCGCAGACTACGGTGGAATTGATCGACTTCTGGCGAAAGCGCGGGATGAACATCACCGCAAAGAAGTGGGCGGACTCAACACACGCAGGTCACCTGAAGAGACACCCACAGGAGTATGTGGCCACACTGGAATTATTCCTCCATTCACTCAACATCGCTCCGCTGAAGGCCAAGATGTAA
- the rbm28 gene encoding RNA-binding protein 28 isoform X1, producing the protein MPAPQTIFVASLPASASNQRLEEIFSEVGPVKQCFVVREKGTETCRGFGYVTYALEEDSQQAMKTIKDYDGQRISLSVAKQKIKDKKKTAKPPATEPGKEPAKEPAKEPAKEPAKVPEKVPEKVPAKVPAKVPAKVPAKVPAKVPVKVTAKVPAEVPGKEPAKAPAPKVNEEGSKGFRKSLLKAKLIIRNLSFKCSEDDLKQVFSKFGSVLESKIPLKPDGKMRGFAFVLFKNVSQAAKALQSMNLKEIKGRQVAVDWAIPKDKYLATLPQSSSAGNKTTEAATVKPSDPESEPEDDDEEEEEEEEETKPAPPSKKKVASKPAVQQVEESQSEDDDDDEEQDSEEEHEEDDDDDDDDDDDDDDDDDDKDNDDDDKDNDDDDDDDEEDDHDDGSSLDSNESQDEEDEESEGEKAAKRKAKNKLLPSDVKEGKTIFIRNLSFDTEEEGLEEVLLKYGELNYIKIVLHPDTDHSKGCAFAQFKIKECADKCIAASEDQAENGGVRVDGRKLLIVAAVTREDASKLKVDKVKVESGTRNLYLAREGLIRAGTKAAEGVPEADMIKRTRFEEIKRTKLRDIGVFVSKNRLCIHNLPKSVNDKKLRELCLEAIKGGKGVRIPECRVMYDRKPEKGKPMGQSLGYGFVQFQEHEYALKTLRYLNNNPDIFGSHKRPVVEFSLEDSRKLKMKELRQQKNKQFTQNRPNQGGAKPQAAAGGQGPRVGGSKPQSSSELAGKETAPPQNQKKDKLFSGFQTKPEVEHVSLENGKKRKKVLNLPSHRGPKIRLRDKGKQQGPPPKKAKTGATRKELQRKEPQRQMEKPMQSRSQIKAAKKPFRRDGDRFDSLVEQYKKKLIGNSDKNSNNKRNKWFNC; encoded by the exons ATGCCTGCTCCTCAGACCATATTCGTCGCCTCTCTTCCAGCCTCGGCCTCGAACCAGCGGCTTGAGGAAATCTTCTCAGAGGTCGGTCCGGTGAAGCAGTGCTTCGTGGTCAGAGAGAAAG gtACAGAAACATGTCGGGGCTTTGGGTATGTCACATACGCTTTGGAGGAGGATTCCCAGCAAgctatgaaaacaataaaagactACGACGGACAGAGGATCTCTCTTTCGGTGGCcaagcagaaaataaaagacaaaaagaaaacag CTAAACCACCGGCTACAGAACCAGGTAAAGAACCAGCTAAAGAACCAGCTAAAGAACCAGCTAAAGAACCAGCTAAAGTACCAGAAAAAGTACCAGAAAAAGTACCAGCTAAAGTACCAGCTAAAGTACCAGCTAAAGTACCAGCAAAAGTACCAGCTAAAGTACCAGTTAAAGTAACAGCTAAAGTACCAGCTGAAGTACCAGGTAAAGAACCAGCTAAAGCTCCGGCTCCTAAAGTGAACGAGGAGGGATCTAAAGGCTTCAGGAAGTCACTACTGAAAGCAAAGCTCATCATCAGGAACCTCAGTTTCAAG TGTTCAGAAGATGACCTGAAGCAGGTGTTTTCCAAGTTCGGATCAGTTCTTGAGTCCAAAATTCCCCTAAAACCTG ATGGGAAGATGCGAGGATTTGCATTCGTCTTGTTTAAAAACGTGTCTCAGGCAGCAAAAGCTCTTCAGAGCATGAACCTCAAGGAGATAAAAG GGAGGCAGGTAGCAGTTGACTGGGCTATACCTAAGGACAAATACCTTGCCACACTGCCACAATCCTCCAGTGCAG GAAATAAAACTACAGAGGCAGCAACTGTAAAACCTTCAGACCCAGAAAGTGAAcctgaagatgatgatgaggaggaggaggaagaggaggaggaaacaaaaccagctccaccatcaaagaaaaa AGTCGCCTCTAAACCAGCTGTGCAGCAGGTAGAGGAATCCCAAtcagaggatgatgatgatgatgaggaacaAGACAGTgaagaggagcatgaggaggatgatgatgatgatgatgatgatgatgatgatgatgatgatgatgatgatgacaaagataatgatgatgatgacaaagataatgatgatgatgatgatgatgatgaagaggatgatcaTGATGATGGCAGTAGTCTCGATTCAAATGAGAGtcaagatgaagaagacgaggagTCTGAAGGAGAGAAAGCAG CCAAAAGgaaagcaaaaaataaacttCTCCCATCTGATGTTAAAGAGGGCAAAACAATTTTCATCAG GAACCTGTCCTttgacacagaggaagaaggtCTTGAGGAAGTTCTCCTGAAGTACGGAGAACTTAACTACATCAAGATAGTTCTCCACCCGGACACCGACCATTCCAAAG GTTGTGCATTTGCTCAGTTTAAGATTAAAGAGTGTGCAGACAAGTGCATAGCTGCATCAGAAGATCAGGCCGAG AATGGCGGTGTGCGTGTGGACGGCAGAAAGCTGTTGATTGTGGCAGCAGTGACCAGAGAGGATGCTTCCAAACTGAAGGTCGATAAAGTGAAAGTAGAATCAGGCACCAGGAACCTGTACCTGGCCAGAGAGGGAT TGATCAGAGCTGGAACCAAGGCTGCAGAGGGTGTGCCTGAAGCAGACATGATCAAAAGAACCAGA TTTGAAGAAATAAAGAGGACCAAGCTTCGGGACATTGGTGTGTTTGTATCGAAGAATCGTCTGTGTATCCATAACCTGCCCAAGTCGGTCAACGATAAAAAACTCAGAGAGCTCTGCCTTGAAGCCATAAAGGGTGGGAAGGGGGTGCGCATCCCAGAG TGTCGGGTGATGTATGATAGGAAGCCTGAGAAGGGAAAGCCGATGGGACAGTCGTTAGGTTACGGCTTTGTCCAGTTCCAGGAACATGAATATGCTCTCAAAACACTTCGTTACCTCAACAACAACCCTGATATCTTTGGGTCTCACAAG AGACCTGTTGTTGAGTTCTCCCTGGAGGATTCAAGGAAACTTAAAATGAAGGAATTGCGACAACAAAAGAACAAG CAGTTTACCCAAAATCGTCCCAATCAAGGAGGAGCTAaacctcaggcagcagctggtgGACAAGGGCCGAGGGTAGGAGGAAGTAAACCACAGTCGTCATCAGAGCTGGCAGGAAAGGAGACGG CTCCACCTCAAAACCAGAAGAAGGACAAACTCTTCTCCGGTTTCCAGACCAAACCTGAGGTTGAACACGTTTCTCTGGAGAATGGAAAGAAACGAAAGAAAGTCCTGAACTTACCTTCTCATCGTGGACCTAAGATCAG attgCGTGATAAAGGAAAGCAGCAAGGCCCACCCCCCAAGAAAGCGAAAAC
- the prrt4a gene encoding proline-rich transmembrane protein 4, whose product MLSLWNLYLLLPLSLPHSLHAVASTGENVKETQQLDVDAAVQHLPQPSPRLPGSSFETEKPLFEPVDVDFQGLPLSLALSSSEESDRQGVIGEYTDLQEGTETSLLYPNDNELFRSTESATEDVTSTQPERSLSGAVPPPQTTKAQTLGYQPTETSTGSILHSTPTGENQLTLPSLHNETTDGHLPILLSGSLPSDTQSQDSTSGSTSDGTTPPVVTDSPLEGTVPMKKTGNGLVDITNRRGAVGMVAENDDSGNRGLDGNMNTSATPCKTTNQSTTPTYPDDFTPNESLHPSLGLSPALYVPLYSDWNSALATWGFAWEAHIYGLGSVFTVFGLISVVCLLGLPLRCPPGCPYFTLLHLFLLAFAGIQAFCLLYDAYSHQDRLPPIGSLLLSELPFPCLVSAFSLAFLILSLRSRMRLSLPLAISTSFSVLPKPRLLLCVSLLYFGVSLGCVGMLQLFQVLPTMILLFPHGLFVCLTIFLSFSYLIFYCLIRVDTKHIYRLNDNGESGGSPQVIRSASCPFAKVEDWHRAAGAGVGAALCMLGCGGLQLYGILHALGLGGVEGYGFQPWSWWGYQVGCRLCEVGVCLGLSLIGTHPLFCQNSSIKTITDPRPGSWSRLSCNSPPGGLTPPFNECTNSPVLSSHNSCSQGNQEKLVVCNVISKGPSEAFPLRSMVDHPGNGLDCLPKSSQTKMTLLPLPTPPVPPHKNMNAVDSQLSSLDSLGLETDSTVDLRPPSPIDLSRSIDQALFSDSLFSHSIFGFPKLFHASSSHSLSSPSQGTSKHGPSSVEMALYRTSSCGDVDQEQTLASSRCSHPQSSLTSQSRTLEQWDWKGSDSGSTQGLCCNPKEPGKLRSHSWANRGQNFAQHSLPRAIPNLSYHRRYRTLSLASQEIQGSGRLAGTKKLSESKQLEWDLAVQAEFVNVCRQIDDLSVCSDTIEL is encoded by the exons ATGCTCTCTCTGTGGAATCTGtatctcctcctccccctctccttgcCTCACTCGCTTCATGCTGTAGCCTCAACTGGAGAAAACGTCAAGGAAACACAACAGCTAGACGTGGACGCAGCAGTGCAGCATCTCCCGCAGCCCTCTCCAAGACTTCCTGGATCTAGTTTTGAAACGGAGAAGCCCCTGTTTGAGCCCGTCGACGTTGACTTCCAGGGTCTACCGTTGAGTTTGGCCTTATCGTCATCTGAGGAATCAGATAGACAAGGTGTGATTGGTGAATACACTGATTTACAGGAGGGCACAGAGACATCTCTTTTGTATCCTAATGATAACGAACTTTTCAGATCCACAGAAAGTGCAACAGAAGATGTTACATCTACACAGCCTGAAAGGTCTTTATCAGGAGCAGTACCACCACCTCAGACTACCAAGGCACAAACATTAGGGTATCAACCAACTGAGACCAGCACTGGCTCTATATTGCATTCTACACCAACTGGAGAGAATCAACTAACTTTACCGTCCTTGCACAATGAGACTACGGATGGCCACTTACCTATTCTTCTGTCTGGCTCACTTccatcagacacacaaagccAGGACTCAACTTCAGGGTCCACCTCTGACGGAACTACTCCACCTGTAGTCACTGACAGTCCACTGGAGGGTACTGTCCCGATGAAAAAGACTGGAAATGGATTGGTTGATATTACAAACCGCAGAGGAGCTGTCGGCATGGTGGCAGAAAATG ATGACTCCGGGAACAGAGGCCTGGACGGCAACATGAACACATCTGCCACACCctgcaaaacaacaaaccagTCCACGACTCCCACCTACCCAGACGACTTTACTCCCAATGAGTCCCTGCACCCCTCTCTGGGTCTCAGCCCTGCCCTTTATGTCCCTCTGTATTCGGACTGGAACTCTGCCCTTGCCACATGGGGATTTGCTTGGGAAGCTCACATCTATGGCTTGGGATCTGTCTTCACTGTGTTTGGCCTTATCTCTGTTGTCTGCCTGTTAGGCCTTCCCCTGCGGTGCCCGCCAGGATGCCCCTACTTCACTCTCCTGCATTTGTTCCTGTTAGCATTTGCAGGGATCCAAGCTTTCTGTTTGCTGTACGATGCTTACAGTCACCAAGATCGTCTGCCCCCTATaggctctctgctgctctctgagttGCCCTTCCCCTGTTTAGTCTCAGCTTTCTCCTTGGCCTTCCTCATTCTTTCATTGCGCTCTCGCATGCGTCTTTCACTCCCACTCGCTATTTCAACCTCATTTTCAGTCTTGCCCAAACCTCgcctgttactgtgtgtgtctctgctgtatTTTGGAGTTTCTCTAGGCTGTGTTGGCATGCTCCAGCTCTTCCAAGTCCTCCCCACCATGATCCTGCTATTCCCACATGGTCTGTTTGTATGTCTCACcatctttctgtcattttcctATCTCATCTTCTACTGCTTAATTCGAGTTGACACTAAACACATCTACAGACTGAATGACAATGGAGAGAGTGGAGGATCTCCTCAAGTGATACGATCTGCGAGTTGCCCCTTTGCCAAAGTGGAGGACTGGCATAGggcagcaggagctggagtAGGAGCTGCGTTGTGTATGTTGGGGTGTGGTGGCCTACAGCTTTATGGGATTCTGCATGCCCTTGGTTTAGGTGGGGTTGAGGGCTATGGGTTTCAGCCTTGGTCCTGGTGGGGCTATCAGGTAGGCTGCAGACTCTGTGAGGTTGGGGTGTGTCTCGGTTTGTCTCTCATTGGCACACACCCTCTATTTTGTCAAAACTCCTCCATCAAGACCATAACTGACCCTCGACCAGGCTCTTGGTCTCGCCTCTCCTGCAACTCCCCTCCGGGTGGGCTAACCCCGCCCTTTAATGAATGTACAAattctcctgtcctctcctcacaTAATTCCTGCTCCCAAGGCAACCAAGAAAAGCTTGTGGTCTGTAATGTGATTAGTAAGGGACCATCAGAGGCTTTTCCTCTTCGCTCTATGGTGGATCATCCTGGAAATGGGCTTGATTGTCTGCCAAAATCCAGCCAAACAAAGATGACACTATTGCCTCTACCTACACCCCCAGTCCCACCTCACAAGAATATGAATGCAGTAGACTCTCAGCTGTCATCACTGGATAGTTTAGGATTAGAGACTGACTCTACTGTGGACCTGCGGCCCCCATCTCCCATAGACTTGTCTCGCAGCATTGACCAGGCTCTGTTCAGTGATTCCCTATTCTCCCACAGTATCTTTGGTTTTCCAAAACTGTTCCATGCTTCTTCAAGTCATTCTTTGAGCTCTCCAAGCCAGGGTACATCAAAGCATGGGCCCAGTTCTGTAGAAATGGCCTTATACAGAACTTCTTCCTGTGGAGATGTGGATCAAGAGCAAACACTGGCCAGTTCAAGATGCTCCCATCCTCAAAGTTCTTTGACATCTCAAAGCAGGACACTGGAGCAATGGGATTGGAAAGGGAGCGACTCTGGCTCAACCCAGGGTCTGTGCTGCAATCCCAAGGAGCCAGGAAAACTGCGCTCACATTCCTGGGCCAACAGAGGGCAAAACTTTGCTCAGCACAGCCTTCCACGAGCAATTCCCAACCTGTCTTACCACAGGCGTTACCGTACCTTGAGCTTGGCCTCCCAGGAAATCCAGGGCTCTGGCCGACTGGCAGGGACTAAAAAACTGAGTGAAAGCAAACAGCTGGAATGGGATCTTGCTGTACAGGCAGAATTTGTCAACGTGTGCAGACAAATTGATGATCTAAGTGTTTGCAGCGACACCATTGAATTGTAG
- the si:dkey-5i3.5 gene encoding uncharacterized protein si:dkey-5i3.5 isoform X1, with amino-acid sequence MFLRGFNSQWPLTDPFYISHTAVGVFCFSERTTITLYFPADSPVTFNAVGILTAAAMLARTTLSRGITALRLSKNATLYVNEVASPASGSQTLASEEHKPLMLMLPWMGSRPQAVAKYCDIYFRTGLDVLVVESEVRHFLWPRWGLDHGKNLIELLQSERFVSRPLLVHAFSIGGYTFTQLLVHVSQDMQKYQSLTKRIKGQVFDSLVVGSVEMMASGLGKTVFPRLESLVKKASMLYFGMFEKQTVDYYNRSIDVFWNTPIPAPSLFLFCENDLLSDAQTTVELIDFWRKRGMNITAKKWADSTHAGHLKRHPQEYVATLELFLHSLNIAPLKAKM; translated from the exons atgtttctgaGGGGCTTTAATTCCCAATGGCCACTTACGGACCCTTTCTACATATCTCACACTGCTGTAGGTGTTTTTTGCTTTTCAGAAAGAACAACTATAACTCTTTATTTCCCCGCAGACTCTCCAGTCACCTTTAATGCAGTCGGGAtcctgacagcagcagctaTGTTGGCGAGGACCACCCTGAGCAGAGGAATTACTGCACTCCGCCTCAGTAAGAATGCGACTCTGTACGTGAATGAAGTAGCATCTCCTGCCTCAGGAAGCCAGACCCTGGCATCTGAAGAGCACAAACCCCTCATGCTGATGCTACCGTGGATGGGTTCGCGACCCCAAGCTGTGGCCAAGTATTGTGACATCTACTTCCGCACCGGCTTGGATGTGCTCGTAGTGGAGAGTGAG GTGAGACACTTCCTGTGGCCTCGCTGGGGTCTGGATCATGGAAAGAATTTGATCGAGTTGCTCCAGAGCGAACGCTTTGTGTCCCGCCCACTCCTCGTCCATGCCTTCTCTATCGGAGGCTACACGTTTACCCAGCTGCTGGTTCATGTGTCCCAGGACATGCAGAAATATCAGTCGCTCACAAAGAGGATCAAAGGTCAAGTCTTTGATAGCTTGGTGGTGGGCTCTGTGGAGATGATGGCCTCAG GTCTAGGAAAAACCGTGTTTCCTCGTTTGGAGTCACTGGTAAAAAAGGCGAGCATGCTTTACTTTGGCATGTTCGAAAAGCAAACGGTGGACTACTACAACAGAAGCATCGATGTGTTTTGGAACACACCAATCCCCGCCCCCTCACTGTTCCTCTTCTGCGAGAACGATCTGTTAAGCGACGCGCAGACTACGGTGGAATTGATCGACTTCTGGCGAAAGCGCGGGATGAACATCACCGCAAAGAAGTGGGCGGACTCAACACACGCAGGTCACCTGAAGAGACACCCACAGGAGTATGTGGCCACACTGGAATTATTCCTCCATTCACTCAACATCGCTCCGCTGAAGGCCAAGATGTAA
- the rbm28 gene encoding RNA-binding protein 28 isoform X2 codes for MPAPQTIFVASLPASASNQRLEEIFSEVGPVKQCFVVREKGTETCRGFGYVTYALEEDSQQAMKTIKDYDGQRISLSVAKQKIKDKKKTAKPPATEPGKEPAKEPAKEPAKEPAKVPEKVPEKVPAKVPAKVPAKVPAKVPAKVPVKVTAKVPAEVPGKEPAKAPAPKVNEEGSKGFRKSLLKAKLIIRNLSFKCSEDDLKQVFSKFGSVLESKIPLKPDGKMRGFAFVLFKNVSQAAKALQSMNLKEIKGRQVAVDWAIPKDKYLATLPQSSSAGNKTTEAATVKPSDPESEPEDDDEEEEEEEEETKPAPPSKKKVASKPAVQQVEESQSEDDDDDEEQDSEEEHEEDDDDDDDDDDDDDDDDDDKDNDDDDKDNDDDDDDDEEDDHDDGSSLDSNESQDEEDEESEGEKAAKRKAKNKLLPSDVKEGKTIFIRNLSFDTEEEGLEEVLLKYGELNYIKIVLHPDTDHSKGCAFAQFKIKECADKCIAASEDQAENGGVRVDGRKLLIVAAVTREDASKLKVDKVKVESGTRNLYLAREGLIRAGTKAAEGVPEADMIKRTRFEEIKRTKLRDIGVFVSKNRLCIHNLPKSVNDKKLRELCLEAIKGGKGVRIPECRVMYDRKPEKGKPMGQSLGYGFVQFQEHEYALKTLRYLNNNPDIFGSHKRPVVEFSLEDSRKLKMKELRQQKNKFTQNRPNQGGAKPQAAAGGQGPRVGGSKPQSSSELAGKETAPPQNQKKDKLFSGFQTKPEVEHVSLENGKKRKKVLNLPSHRGPKIRLRDKGKQQGPPPKKAKTGATRKELQRKEPQRQMEKPMQSRSQIKAAKKPFRRDGDRFDSLVEQYKKKLIGNSDKNSNNKRNKWFNC; via the exons ATGCCTGCTCCTCAGACCATATTCGTCGCCTCTCTTCCAGCCTCGGCCTCGAACCAGCGGCTTGAGGAAATCTTCTCAGAGGTCGGTCCGGTGAAGCAGTGCTTCGTGGTCAGAGAGAAAG gtACAGAAACATGTCGGGGCTTTGGGTATGTCACATACGCTTTGGAGGAGGATTCCCAGCAAgctatgaaaacaataaaagactACGACGGACAGAGGATCTCTCTTTCGGTGGCcaagcagaaaataaaagacaaaaagaaaacag CTAAACCACCGGCTACAGAACCAGGTAAAGAACCAGCTAAAGAACCAGCTAAAGAACCAGCTAAAGAACCAGCTAAAGTACCAGAAAAAGTACCAGAAAAAGTACCAGCTAAAGTACCAGCTAAAGTACCAGCTAAAGTACCAGCAAAAGTACCAGCTAAAGTACCAGTTAAAGTAACAGCTAAAGTACCAGCTGAAGTACCAGGTAAAGAACCAGCTAAAGCTCCGGCTCCTAAAGTGAACGAGGAGGGATCTAAAGGCTTCAGGAAGTCACTACTGAAAGCAAAGCTCATCATCAGGAACCTCAGTTTCAAG TGTTCAGAAGATGACCTGAAGCAGGTGTTTTCCAAGTTCGGATCAGTTCTTGAGTCCAAAATTCCCCTAAAACCTG ATGGGAAGATGCGAGGATTTGCATTCGTCTTGTTTAAAAACGTGTCTCAGGCAGCAAAAGCTCTTCAGAGCATGAACCTCAAGGAGATAAAAG GGAGGCAGGTAGCAGTTGACTGGGCTATACCTAAGGACAAATACCTTGCCACACTGCCACAATCCTCCAGTGCAG GAAATAAAACTACAGAGGCAGCAACTGTAAAACCTTCAGACCCAGAAAGTGAAcctgaagatgatgatgaggaggaggaggaagaggaggaggaaacaaaaccagctccaccatcaaagaaaaa AGTCGCCTCTAAACCAGCTGTGCAGCAGGTAGAGGAATCCCAAtcagaggatgatgatgatgatgaggaacaAGACAGTgaagaggagcatgaggaggatgatgatgatgatgatgatgatgatgatgatgatgatgatgatgatgatgacaaagataatgatgatgatgacaaagataatgatgatgatgatgatgatgatgaagaggatgatcaTGATGATGGCAGTAGTCTCGATTCAAATGAGAGtcaagatgaagaagacgaggagTCTGAAGGAGAGAAAGCAG CCAAAAGgaaagcaaaaaataaacttCTCCCATCTGATGTTAAAGAGGGCAAAACAATTTTCATCAG GAACCTGTCCTttgacacagaggaagaaggtCTTGAGGAAGTTCTCCTGAAGTACGGAGAACTTAACTACATCAAGATAGTTCTCCACCCGGACACCGACCATTCCAAAG GTTGTGCATTTGCTCAGTTTAAGATTAAAGAGTGTGCAGACAAGTGCATAGCTGCATCAGAAGATCAGGCCGAG AATGGCGGTGTGCGTGTGGACGGCAGAAAGCTGTTGATTGTGGCAGCAGTGACCAGAGAGGATGCTTCCAAACTGAAGGTCGATAAAGTGAAAGTAGAATCAGGCACCAGGAACCTGTACCTGGCCAGAGAGGGAT TGATCAGAGCTGGAACCAAGGCTGCAGAGGGTGTGCCTGAAGCAGACATGATCAAAAGAACCAGA TTTGAAGAAATAAAGAGGACCAAGCTTCGGGACATTGGTGTGTTTGTATCGAAGAATCGTCTGTGTATCCATAACCTGCCCAAGTCGGTCAACGATAAAAAACTCAGAGAGCTCTGCCTTGAAGCCATAAAGGGTGGGAAGGGGGTGCGCATCCCAGAG TGTCGGGTGATGTATGATAGGAAGCCTGAGAAGGGAAAGCCGATGGGACAGTCGTTAGGTTACGGCTTTGTCCAGTTCCAGGAACATGAATATGCTCTCAAAACACTTCGTTACCTCAACAACAACCCTGATATCTTTGGGTCTCACAAG AGACCTGTTGTTGAGTTCTCCCTGGAGGATTCAAGGAAACTTAAAATGAAGGAATTGCGACAACAAAAGAACAAG TTTACCCAAAATCGTCCCAATCAAGGAGGAGCTAaacctcaggcagcagctggtgGACAAGGGCCGAGGGTAGGAGGAAGTAAACCACAGTCGTCATCAGAGCTGGCAGGAAAGGAGACGG CTCCACCTCAAAACCAGAAGAAGGACAAACTCTTCTCCGGTTTCCAGACCAAACCTGAGGTTGAACACGTTTCTCTGGAGAATGGAAAGAAACGAAAGAAAGTCCTGAACTTACCTTCTCATCGTGGACCTAAGATCAG attgCGTGATAAAGGAAAGCAGCAAGGCCCACCCCCCAAGAAAGCGAAAAC